Proteins from a single region of Streptomyces sp. Tu 3180:
- a CDS encoding endonuclease, whose protein sequence is MAGRDERVVRALVDAHGRTYAQEAGIRLKDTPRPLYRLLVLAHLLSARIRGSIAVATARALHEAGLRDPRRMSGADRQERVDALGRGGYRRYDERTATQLGDGARLLIERWGGDLRRLREEAGGEVPELHRLLQEFPGVGPAGAGIFLREVQRVWPGTAPYLDAKALQGARRLGLPQEPDRLVALAGRTEPAVLAAALVRAAIDADVAGDALGRAGSPPAPG, encoded by the coding sequence GTGGCCGGGCGCGACGAGCGGGTCGTCCGCGCGCTCGTCGACGCCCACGGCCGGACGTACGCGCAGGAGGCGGGCATCCGGCTGAAGGACACCCCGCGGCCGCTGTACCGGCTGCTGGTGCTGGCCCATCTGCTCAGTGCCCGGATCCGCGGGTCGATCGCCGTGGCCACCGCCCGTGCCCTGCACGAGGCGGGGCTGCGCGATCCCCGCCGGATGTCCGGCGCCGACCGGCAGGAGCGGGTGGACGCCCTCGGCCGGGGCGGCTACCGGCGCTACGACGAACGCACCGCGACCCAACTGGGCGACGGCGCCCGGCTGCTGATCGAACGCTGGGGCGGTGACCTGCGCAGGCTCCGCGAGGAGGCGGGCGGCGAGGTCCCCGAACTGCACCGCCTGCTCCAGGAGTTCCCCGGGGTGGGCCCGGCCGGCGCCGGCATCTTCCTGCGCGAGGTCCAGCGCGTGTGGCCCGGGACGGCCCCCTACCTGGACGCCAAGGCACTGCAGGGCGCGCGGCGGCTGGGCCTGCCGCAGGAACCGGACCGGCTCGTCGCCCTGGCGGGGCGGACCGAACCGGCCGTCCTCGCGGCCGCGTTGGTGCGCGCGGCGATCGACGCGGACGTGGCCGGGGACGCGCTGGGCCGGGCCGGTTCCCCACCGGCCCCCGGCTGA
- a CDS encoding DUF3140 domain-containing protein → MSDALDIEALWTDFHRVVNMTSAELAAWLRVRDAGEETEPLPDRTGDDMGQHVLSILQKRRTDLTEDDLRVMEEVVDTVTAQTDVENEPVAEDTPRRHRLMSLGHDPLKA, encoded by the coding sequence ATGAGCGACGCCCTCGACATCGAAGCGCTGTGGACGGACTTCCACCGCGTGGTGAACATGACCTCGGCGGAACTCGCGGCCTGGCTGCGGGTGCGCGACGCCGGCGAGGAGACGGAGCCGCTGCCGGACCGGACGGGCGACGACATGGGGCAGCACGTCCTCTCCATCCTGCAGAAGCGGCGCACCGACCTCACCGAGGACGATCTGCGGGTGATGGAGGAGGTCGTGGACACCGTCACCGCGCAGACGGACGTGGAGAACGAGCCCGTGGCCGAGGACACCCCCCGCAGGCACCGTCTGATGTCGCTCGGCCACGACCCGCTCAAGGCGTAG
- a CDS encoding DNA starvation/stationary phase protection protein, translating to MTVVRSTLPDEARRVSCEALQDTLVDLLGLSLIGKQAHWNVVGPRFRSIHLQLDEVVSAARAQADTVAERAAALGVPPDGRPETVAKAFSLPSPKEGWLRDAEAVRVLTEALGAAITRLRERIDATEKADLVTQDLLISITAELEKQRWMFEAENFPGES from the coding sequence ATGACCGTTGTGAGGAGCACCCTGCCCGACGAGGCCCGCCGGGTCTCCTGCGAGGCCCTCCAGGACACCCTGGTGGACCTGCTCGGGCTGTCACTGATCGGGAAGCAGGCGCACTGGAACGTCGTGGGTCCGCGCTTCCGCTCGATCCACCTCCAGCTGGACGAGGTGGTCTCGGCCGCGCGCGCCCAGGCCGACACGGTGGCGGAGCGGGCCGCGGCGCTCGGCGTCCCGCCGGACGGCCGCCCGGAGACCGTCGCCAAGGCCTTCTCCCTGCCGTCCCCGAAGGAGGGCTGGCTGCGCGACGCGGAGGCCGTGCGGGTGCTGACCGAGGCGCTCGGGGCGGCGATCACACGCCTGCGCGAGCGCATCGACGCCACCGAGAAGGCCGACCTGGTCACCCAGGACCTGCTGATCTCGATCACCGCGGAGCTGGAGAAGCAGCGGTGGATGTTCGAGGCGGAGAACTTCCCCGGCGAGTCCTGA
- a CDS encoding alpha/beta hydrolase produces the protein MPDAREHVLTGTRGAITVREWSRGDPRYLALVVHGYGEHVGRHAELAGVLVAHGAVVAGPDHLGHGRSAGERVLIEDFEDVVTDLHSAAGLVRGAHPDLPVVMIGHSMGGLIAARYAQRYGASLAALVLSAPVIGTWELPGRLLALDTIPDTPISPAALSRDPAVGAAYAADPLVWHGPMKRPTVEAFARTLDTVARGGDVGPLPLLWLHGDDDRLVPLSGSRVGVERLSGGRLTECIRPGARHEVFHETCRAAAFDGLTRFLDGVLAG, from the coding sequence ATGCCCGACGCCCGCGAGCACGTCCTCACCGGCACCCGGGGCGCGATCACGGTACGCGAGTGGTCCCGCGGCGATCCCCGCTACCTCGCCCTCGTGGTGCACGGTTACGGGGAGCACGTCGGCCGCCACGCCGAACTGGCCGGCGTGCTCGTCGCGCACGGGGCCGTGGTGGCCGGCCCCGATCACCTGGGGCACGGCAGGTCGGCGGGCGAACGGGTGCTGATCGAGGACTTCGAGGACGTGGTCACCGACCTCCACTCCGCCGCCGGACTCGTGCGGGGCGCCCACCCGGACCTGCCGGTCGTCATGATCGGCCACTCCATGGGCGGCCTGATCGCGGCCCGCTACGCCCAGCGGTACGGCGCGTCACTGGCCGCGCTGGTGCTGTCGGCGCCCGTGATCGGCACCTGGGAGCTGCCGGGGCGGCTGCTGGCCCTCGACACGATCCCGGACACCCCGATCAGCCCGGCGGCGCTCTCCCGCGATCCCGCGGTCGGCGCGGCGTACGCGGCGGATCCGCTGGTCTGGCACGGCCCGATGAAGCGGCCGACGGTGGAGGCGTTCGCGCGGACGCTGGACACCGTCGCGCGGGGCGGCGACGTCGGCCCGCTCCCGCTGCTGTGGCTGCACGGCGACGACGACCGCCTGGTGCCGCTGTCCGGCAGCCGCGTCGGAGTGGAGCGGCTGAGCGGCGGCCGGCTGACCGAGTGCATCCGTCCCGGCGCCCGGCACGAGGTGTTCCACGAGACGTGCAGGGCCGCGGCGTTCGACGGTCTGACGCGCTTCCTGGACGGCGTTCTCGCAGGCTGA
- a CDS encoding thiolase family protein encodes MRPVHFAAARRTPIGKLRGALSPVRPDDLAAAVIRGLVADVPALDPARVDDVYWGAANQAGEDNRNVARMAALLAGLPESVPGATVNRLCASGLEAVTAAARTIAAGEADIVIAGGSESMSRAPFVLPRPDEALPHRVETADTRLGWRLVNPAMKDLHGLLSMGETAEEVAARYGIARERQDEFALRSHRRAADARKNGHFDDELLPVSRPDGVVVDADECVREDTSLEKLARLKPVFREGGSVTAGNASPMNDGAAGLILVSEEALNELGLESLGRYVAGASAGVHPDVMGIGPVPATRKVLARAGWSIGDLREAEFNEAFAAQALACVDQLGIDPDLVNPSGGAIALGHPLGCSGARILTTLLHRMRRTGAERGLATMCVGVGQGSAVLVERH; translated from the coding sequence GTGCGTCCCGTCCACTTCGCGGCCGCCCGCCGCACCCCCATCGGCAAACTGCGCGGCGCCCTCTCCCCGGTACGGCCCGACGACCTCGCCGCCGCCGTGATCCGGGGCCTGGTCGCCGACGTGCCCGCGCTGGACCCGGCCCGCGTGGACGACGTCTACTGGGGTGCCGCCAACCAGGCCGGCGAGGACAACCGCAACGTCGCCCGCATGGCCGCGCTGCTCGCCGGGCTCCCCGAGTCCGTCCCCGGCGCCACGGTCAACCGGCTGTGCGCCTCGGGACTGGAGGCCGTCACCGCCGCCGCCCGCACCATCGCGGCCGGTGAGGCCGACATCGTGATCGCGGGCGGCTCCGAGTCGATGAGCCGCGCCCCCTTCGTCCTGCCCCGCCCCGACGAGGCCCTCCCGCACCGCGTCGAGACCGCCGACACCCGGCTGGGCTGGCGGCTGGTCAACCCCGCGATGAAGGACCTCCACGGCCTGCTGTCCATGGGCGAGACGGCGGAGGAGGTCGCCGCCCGGTACGGCATCGCGCGCGAGCGCCAGGACGAGTTCGCCCTGCGCAGCCACCGACGGGCCGCCGACGCCCGCAAGAACGGCCACTTCGACGACGAACTCCTGCCGGTGAGCCGCCCGGACGGGGTGGTCGTCGACGCCGACGAATGCGTCCGCGAGGACACCTCGCTCGAGAAGCTGGCCCGGCTGAAGCCCGTCTTCCGTGAGGGCGGTTCCGTCACGGCGGGCAACGCCTCCCCGATGAACGACGGCGCGGCCGGACTGATCCTGGTCAGCGAGGAGGCCCTGAACGAGCTGGGGCTGGAGTCGCTCGGCCGCTACGTCGCCGGCGCCTCCGCGGGCGTCCACCCGGACGTCATGGGCATCGGCCCGGTCCCCGCCACGCGCAAGGTCCTCGCGCGCGCCGGCTGGAGCATCGGCGACCTCCGGGAGGCCGAGTTCAACGAGGCGTTCGCGGCCCAGGCCCTGGCCTGCGTGGACCAGCTCGGCATCGACCCCGACCTGGTCAACCCGAGCGGCGGCGCGATCGCCCTGGGCCACCCGCTGGGCTGCTCCGGCGCCCGCATCCTCACCACCCTGCTGCACCGCATGCGGCGCACCGGCGCGGAGCGCGGGCTGGCGACGATGTGCGTGGGTGTGGGGCAGGGGAGCGCGGTGCTGGTCGAGAGGCACTAG
- a CDS encoding sulfite exporter TauE/SafE family protein has translation MNTMTLWDLNGWQFAALAFAALLVGFSKTAVSGANTVSLAVFAAVLPARASTGVLLPILIAGDVLAVLTYRRHAHWPTLWRLFPAVAAGVVVGTVFLMWADDGIVRTSIGAILLLMAAVTVWRRRKAGAEEEPDAVATRAGRAKARAYGVLGGFTTMVANAGGPVMSMYLLSAGFRKMGFLGTSAFFFLIVNTSKLPFSVGLGLIDAESLLLDAALVLFVVPGALLGKWAVDRINQRLFEHLVIAATVVGGLQLLVR, from the coding sequence ATGAACACCATGACCCTCTGGGACCTCAACGGCTGGCAATTCGCCGCGCTCGCCTTCGCGGCCCTGCTCGTCGGCTTCTCCAAGACCGCCGTCAGCGGGGCCAACACGGTCAGCCTCGCCGTCTTCGCCGCGGTGCTGCCCGCCCGCGCCTCCACCGGCGTCCTGCTGCCGATCCTGATCGCCGGTGACGTCCTCGCCGTCCTCACCTACCGCCGGCACGCCCACTGGCCGACGCTGTGGCGGCTGTTCCCGGCGGTCGCGGCGGGCGTCGTCGTCGGCACCGTGTTCCTGATGTGGGCGGACGACGGGATCGTGCGGACGTCGATCGGCGCGATCCTGCTGCTGATGGCCGCGGTGACGGTGTGGCGGCGGCGGAAGGCCGGGGCGGAGGAGGAACCGGACGCGGTCGCCACCCGTGCGGGCCGCGCCAAGGCCCGCGCGTACGGCGTCCTCGGCGGCTTCACCACCATGGTCGCCAACGCCGGCGGGCCGGTGATGTCGATGTACCTGCTCTCCGCGGGCTTCCGGAAGATGGGCTTCCTGGGGACCTCGGCCTTCTTCTTCCTGATCGTCAACACGTCCAAGCTGCCGTTCAGCGTCGGCCTGGGCCTGATCGACGCCGAGTCGCTGCTGCTCGACGCGGCCCTCGTGCTGTTCGTGGTGCCGGGGGCGCTCCTCGGCAAGTGGGCCGTGGACCGGATCAACCAGCGGCTCTTCGAGCACCTGGTCATCGCGGCGACGGTGGTGGGCGGCCTGCAACTGCTGGTGCGCTGA